The stretch of DNA TCCTAGTAAAGTGAAGCAGTGGTCGAAAATGGACTGCACTTCTATCGCTTTAAAAATTTGATGTACTGTATTTCTAACTATGCTGCACCTCGTCCAATTGCCATTGCGCGTCGCACAGCAGCATCAGCATTAACAAATCCATGACCATAAACTGTATCGTAGCCTCTTGCACCTAAATCAAAAGCTGTTTGCGACAGTATTTGTTTGATTCGGGTAGCAGAAAGATTGCGATTAGCACTCCACACTAAAGATGCGACACCTGCAACATTTGGTGTTGCAGACGAAGTGCCATCAAATCCAAAGTTAGGAGGATTTCTAGTAGGATTGCTAGGATAATTGGGGTTGTTGGGATAATAACCAAATTGTACTCTGCCTAATGCATCACGGAAAGCAAGGGTGCTGATGACTTCAGCAGGTCCCATTAAAGTGAGTCCATTTCCATAATTGGAATAATCAGTACGTTCGCCTGGCGTTTTTAAGTTACCACGTATATCGCGAGTTCCCAAGGAAGCACCTACTGCAATGACATTGGAATACAGTTGCGCTAGTGTAGCAGGATAAGACATACTGCTTTTATTGTCGTTGCCAGATGCTATGACAAAAAGAGCGTTGTTTTGATTATTAGCAATAAGTCGCTCAAACGCCGGATCAAGACCAGTTCTACCGTGAGTATTTAGGAAGCCCAAACTCATATTGACAATTAGCTTTTGCCCCTGGCTATTAGCTTGATTAATCATGGCTTGTGTAGCTTGAAATATATTTTGATCTCCCTGCTCAAGACCAGCACCAGGTATGACATCAATATTAAATACGGGAGAATTCCAGTTAATACCACTCATTCCCACGCCGTTGTTGCTTCTTGCCGCTATAATGCCTTGAACTCCAGTACCGTGAGAGGTAGTTGCTCCATCTGTAAACTCATCGCGGTAGTTATTGCCAAAAATAAGTGTGTTGCGTAACTCAGGATGAATATTACCATTGCCATTCACTCCCAACCCTGAATCTTGAACGCCAATTAGGACATTTGTGGAACCTTTGGTAAAATGCCAGGCGTTGTGTACGCCCATCATGTGCAAATTCCACTGTTGATTAAACAAGGGATCGTTAGGTCTCACAAAGCGGTTAATTGTGCGGTCTGCAAAGCGAATGCGATCAATTCCTTCAAACAGAATTTGATTACCATTGTTAAGTGTAATCGCATCAAATACACGCGCACCGTTTCCAGAGTTATAAACTACGCCACCTCCATTAGCATTAGTAAGATTTAATTTAGCTGTAGTTGAGGAGATATTCGCAAGATTCAGCGTGTCTAATGCTCCACTACCAAAGTCTATATTGCCATTACCAGAGATAACTGTACGATTAAACCCAGATTGCCAAGTAAAAGTATCTGCACCTAAGTTTCCTAACACAGTTCGCACGCCGTTGACAATTGGCGTAGCAGATAAGCTAAGTCGGTAGTTCGTGTTACCTGTGTATTGAAAGACTCTGACGTAATAAGTTCCTGTATTAAGGGTACCATCCATCCATTCCGATGTTGTCCCAGAAGCACCAGAAATTGCCAAGCGCGTACCACTACCGTTGAGTAACTCAACATCAGCATCTGCGGTTAAACCATTTAGAGATAAGTTGAAACTACTGTTGTTCGCTAAGCTGAATCGATAAATATCAGAAACATCGCTATTACCAACAAAATCAGTAAGCGTAAATGGACGATTGAGAGTGCCAAGGTTATAAGCAGTCGCCAAGGTACTTCCAGGATCAGGTGTAACTTGTGGTGTTACCCCATTTGAGAAACTAGAATTGTAAGATGTTCTACTATTTGATAGTGGAGCGTCAAATTCTGGAAGAACGCTTGATTCAAGGACTCTACGTGCCGAATGTAATTTGTCTAAAGATTCGCTAGCACTATTAATAGAAAAATAATCATTATTTTGACGAAGAGAGGTAGATATCATTTTTGTTTTCTCTATAAAAGTGAAAAAAGTTACTTCTGCCTTAGTTAGCTACTCAGAAATCTATTCTTTAACTAATCTCAAATCTGCCGTATTAAACTTAAGATTGTCTTTCTTTTTGCTAACAATCTAAAAGCCATATTATGAATTTGTATAATCTTAAAAATACAGAGAATACACAAGAAAAATATTGCAGTTTTGTGCAAACTTATTTACCAAAGGTAGACATGATAACTGCAAATAAATGCCTGCGACTAAAGTCGGGGCTACTCAAACGAAGTGTGCCTGCACACACTCTAATTAATAGACTTGCGTGTAAATCTGTGGTGATGGACTTTGCTTATCTACCAGCGAATTGATTTACTAAGTATTTCTGCTAGAAGTTTAATATTCTTGACAAAAAAAGCGAATCAAGAATTGTTCTTAAGTGTTACAAACACTCTCGACTTAATAGTAATCGTCCATTTGCTAATCGATAGACTCCTTGTGGTTCAACAATCGGATCGCCTAATTGCCAAGGACGCGAGGATGTATCAGGAATCGACTGTACACTTCCTGTCGGAAATGTAGATCCAGAATCTCTAGGGCGCGATGGTAAGCTACCTGTACCTGTAATGAGGAAAGTTCCTCCTTGTTGAGTGCGGGCAATACAGCTATTAGCAATTAAAGTATCAGTATTGATAAGATTTTCTGGTAAATCTATCAAGCTATTTTGGATAAAACTCACATCAGGAATTTCAACAACTCCAGCTACCGCGCCACTTGCATTGATATCAACGCGGTTGTTACCATCTAGGTTATCTGGATTAGTATTAAATGCCGCAGGTTGAAAGTTTTCGGCAAAGAATACGGGTGTATTCAGCGTAATGTTACCACCTTGTCCATCGCGGGCAAACGCGAGAATATCGCTGTCGTCAAAAGCTAGAATCGAGCTAGCACTAATGGTGATATTACCCCCTCCACCCGCACCACTAGCAACATTGGTACGAATATCGCTGTTACCATGCAGGCGAATATCTCCAGCAACGATATTAATCGCACCCCCAACAGATTGACTTGCAGAAGTCGCAATTTCACCGTTGTCAGCATTGATAGATTCATCAGCACGAATACTAATATTACCTGCGATACCAGTTCCTAAGCTTTGAGCAGAGATTTTAGCGCGATCGCTTACAAATAAATTTCCGGTTGCTAAGCTAATCGTACCGCCATCGCCTGTCGAATCTGCATCTGTACTAGCATATAATCCACTTGCTGCACCTTCGTTATTAACAATATCCCGCCCAAAGCGTTCAAATCTTTCAAAAAAGCTGGGATCGCTACCAGATAGGGTAACATCAGTTGCAGTTAGAGTAATATTTCCGGCTTTACCGCGATCGCGACTTACTGTCAAAACTTGTCCGCCATCTGTCGCGGTAAACGTACTGGTATTAATAGTAATCTGACCGCCATCGCTAGAGTTAAGAGTTTGGGCGTTGACAATCGCACCGTTGCGTACTTGCAAGCTTCCTGTATTGATCGCAATGTTTCCAC from Chroococcidiopsis sp. TS-821 encodes:
- a CDS encoding S8 family serine peptidase, giving the protein MISTSLRQNNDYFSINSASESLDKLHSARRVLESSVLPEFDAPLSNSRTSYNSSFSNGVTPQVTPDPGSTLATAYNLGTLNRPFTLTDFVGNSDVSDIYRFSLANNSSFNLSLNGLTADADVELLNGSGTRLAISGASGTTSEWMDGTLNTGTYYVRVFQYTGNTNYRLSLSATPIVNGVRTVLGNLGADTFTWQSGFNRTVISGNGNIDFGSGALDTLNLANISSTTAKLNLTNANGGGVVYNSGNGARVFDAITLNNGNQILFEGIDRIRFADRTINRFVRPNDPLFNQQWNLHMMGVHNAWHFTKGSTNVLIGVQDSGLGVNGNGNIHPELRNTLIFGNNYRDEFTDGATTSHGTGVQGIIAARSNNGVGMSGINWNSPVFNIDVIPGAGLEQGDQNIFQATQAMINQANSQGQKLIVNMSLGFLNTHGRTGLDPAFERLIANNQNNALFVIASGNDNKSSMSYPATLAQLYSNVIAVGASLGTRDIRGNLKTPGERTDYSNYGNGLTLMGPAEVISTLAFRDALGRVQFGYYPNNPNYPSNPTRNPPNFGFDGTSSATPNVAGVASLVWSANRNLSATRIKQILSQTAFDLGARGYDTVYGHGFVNADAAVRRAMAIGRGAA